The DNA region AGATTCCGATATTTTATCGGAAGAAATTAACAGGCTTCAGAAAAAAATTGATTCAAATAATATTTATATTGAAGTGATCAAAATCAAGAACACTATTATAAACAGACTACTTGTAGGTCCTTTCGAAAAAAAGAACGGAGATGCCGAAATAGCAGTGCTTCAGAAAAAAGGAATTTCCGGATTTTTAAAAAGCTATTAATTAATGAATTTAGATTTAAATGCGATAAGGCAATTTGGGAATATTGAGTTCCTGGCCAAACAAATGGTGGAAGGTTTTATTACTGGCTTGCACAAATCTCCATATCATGGTTTTTCAGTTGAATTTGCCGAGCACAGATTATACAATACAGGAGAAAGCACCCGACATATAGACTGGAAAGTCTATGGAAAAACAGATCGCTTATATACTAAAAGATATGAGGAGGAGACTAACCTAAGATGTCTTCTATTGATTGATACATCTTCATCTATGTTTTACCCTGAAAAAAACCTGGGCAAAATTACTTTTGGTACAATGGCGGCTGCCTCTCTTGCATACTTACTTCAAAATCAAAGGGATGCTGTAGGACTTTGTACTTTTTCTGAAGATATTGAGATTCTTACCCCAATAAAATCAACCCCTAGTCATCTTCATTCTGTTTTTCTTCAATTGGAAAACCTTTTGAAGGAAAAGCACAACGAAAAAAAATCAGGAGTGGCTAGTGTAATTCATCAGATCGCGGATAAAATTAACAAAAGGTCTTTAGTAATTATATTCAGCGATATGCTTGAAAACAGAGGTGATAAAGATAGCATCTTCCCTGCTCTGCAACATTTAAAACATAACAACCATGAGGTTTTACTTTTTCATGTAATCGATTCAAAAACAGAAGAGGAATTCAATTTTGAAGAAAGACCTTATGAGTTTATTGACATTGAAAAAGGACAAAAGGTAAAAATCAATCCTTCACAAGTTAAGGATGCTTACCTCTCTGCGACAAGGCAATATTTTGAAGATATCAAATTAAAAGCAGGGCAGTATAAAATTGATTTTATAAAAGCGGATATAAATAATGGATTTGATCAGATCTTACTGAACTACCTGATCAAGCGAAATAAAATGAAATGATAGTTTTTCCAGATACCCGACTAAGATATTTAATCTAATAAAAAAAGAGGCCATTCATTCAGAAGGGCCTCTTTTCATTTATGTTCATTCAGAATTATTTACTGCTTTTTTCTTTCAAACCAATTAAATTTAAAGCTGAACCAGCTTTAAACCATTCAATTTGAGGCTCATTATAAGTATGGTTCACTTTAAATTCGTCTTTTGAACCGTCAGAGTGATTCAATACGACTGTTAATGGCACTCCTGGAGTGAAGGATTGTAAACCAAGAATATCTACACTATCATCCTCTCTAACTTTATCATAATCGGCAGGATTTACAAAAGTCAAAGCCAGCATTCCTTGTTTTTTAAGGTTTGTTTCGTGAATTCTTGCAAATGATTTTACAAGGATTGCACGAACGCCTAGGAAACGAGGCTCCATTGCAGCGTGCTCTCTGGAAGAACCTTCTCCATAATTATTATCTCCAATTACAATGGACCCGATCCCTTTAGCTTTGTAAGCTCTTGCAGTTGCAGGAACTTCGCCAAATGCTCCTGTTAATTGGTTTTTAACTTTATTGGTTGCCTCATTGTAAAAGTTAACTGCTCCAATAAGCATATTATTGGAAATATTATCCAAGTGACCTCTGTATTTCAGCCAGGGACCTGCCATTGAGATATGGTCAGTGGTACATTTCCCTTTTGCTTTTATCAGAAGTTTCAAACCTTTAAGATCAGTTCCTTCCCATGCCGGGAATGGTTCCAGTAGTTGTAAACGGTCGGATTTTGGATCAACAATTACCTGAACTTTATCACCATCAATTGCAGGAGCAATGTAACCCGCATCTTCAACTGCAAAACCTTTAATTGGAAGTTCAATACCCTGTGGCTCATCAAGCATAACATCCTCACCATTTTCATTCTTCAACTTATCTTTTATAGGATTAAAGGTAAGATCACCAGCTATTGCAAATGCGGTAACGATTTCTGGAGAAGCTACAAATGCATGAGTATTGGGGTTTCCGTCATTTCTCTTTGCAAAGTTTCTGTTGAAAGAAGTTATAATAGAGTTTTTCTTATTTGGATCATTGGTATGTCTTGCCCATTGTCCAATGCAAGGACCGCAAGCATTTGCAAGCACAACACCTCCAATATCTTCAAATACTTTAAGCAGGCCGTCTCTTTCAGTGGTAAATCTGACCAACTCAGAACCAGGGGTCACAGTATACTCAGATTTAGTTTTTAATTTTTTAGTAACAGCCTGTTTTGCAATAGAAGCTGCTCTTGTAATATCTTCATAAGAGGAGTTTGTGCAGCTACCGATTAAAC from Sporocytophaga myxococcoides includes:
- a CDS encoding aconitate hydratase: MAFDLEMIKAVYARFEERIEAAKKVVGRPLTLTEKILYSHLFDGKASQPYERGKSYVDFAPDRVAMQDATAQMALLQFMSAGKKKVAVPSTVHCDHLIQAEIGAKKDLETANKVNKEVYDFLASVSNKYGIGFWKPGAGIIHQVVIENYAFPGGMMIGTDSHTPNAGGLGMIAIGVGGADAVDVMAGMPWELKFPKLIGVKLTGKLNGWTSAKDVILKVAGILTVSGGTGAILEYFGEGAESLSCTGKGTICNMGAEIGATTSLFAYDQKMKAYLEATGRKDIASEADKVAKHLRSDEEVYQNPSKFFDQLIEINLSELEPHVNGPFTPDLAWPISKFAEAVKEKGWPAKLEVGLIGSCTNSSYEDITRAASIAKQAVTKKLKTKSEYTVTPGSELVRFTTERDGLLKVFEDIGGVVLANACGPCIGQWARHTNDPNKKNSIITSFNRNFAKRNDGNPNTHAFVASPEIVTAFAIAGDLTFNPIKDKLKNENGEDVMLDEPQGIELPIKGFAVEDAGYIAPAIDGDKVQVIVDPKSDRLQLLEPFPAWEGTDLKGLKLLIKAKGKCTTDHISMAGPWLKYRGHLDNISNNMLIGAVNFYNEATNKVKNQLTGAFGEVPATARAYKAKGIGSIVIGDNNYGEGSSREHAAMEPRFLGVRAILVKSFARIHETNLKKQGMLALTFVNPADYDKVREDDSVDILGLQSFTPGVPLTVVLNHSDGSKDEFKVNHTYNEPQIEWFKAGSALNLIGLKEKSSK
- a CDS encoding DUF58 domain-containing protein, with product MNLDLNAIRQFGNIEFLAKQMVEGFITGLHKSPYHGFSVEFAEHRLYNTGESTRHIDWKVYGKTDRLYTKRYEEETNLRCLLLIDTSSSMFYPEKNLGKITFGTMAAASLAYLLQNQRDAVGLCTFSEDIEILTPIKSTPSHLHSVFLQLENLLKEKHNEKKSGVASVIHQIADKINKRSLVIIFSDMLENRGDKDSIFPALQHLKHNNHEVLLFHVIDSKTEEEFNFEERPYEFIDIEKGQKVKINPSQVKDAYLSATRQYFEDIKLKAGQYKIDFIKADINNGFDQILLNYLIKRNKMK